In the genome of Arthrobacter crystallopoietes, the window ATCCGGCATCCCGCGCTCCTGCCAGAGCGGCGATTCCATAGACCGGCGGATAAAACACGCCACTATTCCGCCCCTGAACGGCCCGGACCTGTCGAGGAGGGCAGGCCTGCGACAGGGACACTGCCCTGCCCTAAAGGCCCCTACTGCTCTCCCGCTTGCTTGTAATATTCAGTCAAACTCACAAGCCAGCTTCCGATCCTTTTCAGCATTGGGCTGAAGCCCGACGAGGATTCCTCGCCCGATCCGGACGGCGGGGCTCACCCCGTAGATAAAACCGATTCCTGAAGGAGATGCGCTCCGCCGAAACCGCCCGCCGGTTATTCAGGCACCGACGGCCGCTCGGGAACTGCCGGATCGAAACTGTTCCCGACTTATGCCGCCGCCTGGATGCCGGCGTGACCGGTGACCGGCGATGCCGTAAGCAACGAGCGGGAAACCACCTCTCCAGCGACCGCGGACATACTCCATAAAACGCGGCTGGTACAGCGTGTTCACCCCGGGAAGGTTGGGTACCCGCGTGGCCAGCGGCTGACGCACCCCGCTGCAGCGCGGTGCACCGGACGTGCGGCGGCGGGACGGAGTGGTACGGTCCGTGCCGAAAACCACCAGCCGGTGCCCGCAGAAGTCAAGGTTCCCCGAAACGCCGGCCAACAGGTGGTTTTGCTGCCGGCGGTTCATCAGCACAAGACCGCCGTCCCTGTCCAGGTCGGCCGGACCGACGCCCGCCCTGTTCACCAGGGTGTCCAAGGTTCGTCGACGAAGCCCGGCTGCGTCCCAGGGCGGAAACGAAGCGGTTCCGGCCGACCGTGCCAGCGGGGCAGGCTGCCACCGGTCGGAGCCGGAACCAAAATGGAGTCTATGGCAAAGCCAGGCACCACCCCGCCCCGCAGTTCCTGCCGAAACCGTGGACCGGCAGTGATGGCTGCCCGCTCCGGGGCTAGGGGTTCATCCTGCTGCTGCCCATCACAAGCAGCGATATGGTGCCCGCGAGGATAAACAAAATGACCGTCACTACCGGTTGAATTGAAGACCCGGGTTCGATCTCCGGTATCCCGGACGGGGAGGAATCCTGCTTGTTTCCTGCTCCGCCTTGCACTGCATCCTCCGCAGGGTCCAGGGCATCGGTCGGCGGGTGCTGTGCCGGCGTAAGCGCAGGCGTGGATTCACCGGCGTTCCGGGCAGCACCGGAATGGGTTTGCGTGTCGGTGAGGGGCACTGCTGGCTCGGCACCCAGCAGTGCCCCTGTTGCAGCAATGGCAATGACGGCGGTAAAGGCTGCCATCCATCTGAGAGGGGCCAGGCTGAACAGTTGCCCCCCTTTCGGATCTTTGCGGTGCCTGGGTTTACGGGCCAGCGAGGGTGCCGCGCCAGCACTCCCGGTTCCTCCCATAGTTCGGTCCTCTCCCAAATCTGTACCAATACAGCCGGCTTCATGTTGTATTCCTGTGCGCTGGCCGGACACCATGCGGAAATGCCATCAACCCGGCACGTGCTGCCAGGGTCTGAATCCGTTTCTTTCCGGGTAACAGGCCAGAGCTGTTCCGGCTCCTCCGGCGTGACCTATCCCCCGCGGACAATGCCGACAAACCCCACCGCATCCTGTCCCCGAACCGCGCGGGTCTTTCAAGGCAGGCTACCCCGTTGCCCGGACGGCTGTTCGTTCCTGCCACCCCGTCCGCGGAAGCTACACCGTCCGTTCCTGTCCGGTTCCTGTCCCTCCGGCGGTTCTCCCGGGTTGACAGCAGCCTTATAAACAGACGCTAATGAGTCATTTCGGTGTCACAAGAAGTGCACCGGCTTCGAGGTACCACACGGCGAATGTAACTCTTATTGCGCCACCCCGGCTCGTGCCGGCGGGCCATCGCTGGACCAGACCCGACATACGGGAGCGGATCTGGATACCGGCAATCCGCTCGCCACCGTACTTGCAGCCGCCTGAGGTGTTTCGATGCCAGACCGGCGTACTGCCCTCCACGGCATCGGCCACCGAAAATACACAAGATGGATCATCCAGAAATTGGAGAAGACATGCACAGGGAAAGTTCTGTTCCACCGCCAGCGGAGACCACTCGTTTCCCGGCGCTGGCTGACCCCCGCCGGACCGGCGGCCCTGCCGGGCCGGCTGCGCTGCAAGAGGAGATTCACGTCATGATTGGAACGCTGACGGCAGCGGTCCAGCGCTACGCACTGCAGCAGGCCGGCATTAGCAAAACCCCGAAGCAGGTGGCTGAGAACCTGGTCTCGCTGTCCTTCATGCAGACCGCCCTTGAAGATGTTGCAGCGACCATCACCGGCATGGGCCTGGCCATGGAGACGAACGATAATCCCGGCGCTACTGCCTTTTCCCCACGATGCCCGGCCGAAGTCCCTGATGGCCTCTGCGAAGATTCAGCACACTCCCGCCGGGCAGCCGCTCATGATCACGTATTGATAACTTCACCCCATGAATATTCACATCAGGGTTGACAGTTAGTAGGATCCAGTAGTCGGCCCCGCTTCCTCCCGTCAACAGGAAGCGGCTGCGGCCCCGGCGCGCATGCCCCCTTTGCACACCGTCATCCACTGGTGTGAACACGCGCCGGTCCGGACCTGGTTATTGCAACGGGAACGGAAACCGCCGGGTGCGTGACCAGGCAAAGCTTTCCCCAAAGCCCGCCGGCACGCGCCCGGCACTCTGACCGGCCTGCCGGCCTGCTCCGTCACCCGGGCAGATGAACAGGCCCGGACAGACCCAATCCGCGGTCAGGACGGCGGCTATACCACAACCGGGTCCACCGTCCGGTGGACCTCCAAGCAGGGACGGCCGGCAATTCGGCGCTTCCCGGGACACGAAACACAGTTGGGGAACTGAAAATGACCAAGGCACGCCACGTATACCGCAGACAACGGCTTCGGCCCCGTTTTAACCGGCGGAAACAACGGACAGCAGGCAACATTGCCGTCACCGTTCTGGGTGTTCTGGCAATCGGAGCCATCGCCTATGCCCGGCTCGCATAAAACCTTCCACTGTTCCGGTATGAGGGGCCCACCGCAGCGGCTGCGGGCCACGGACGGACGCGGGCTCTGGCAGCCCGGAAAATGGTCGAGACGTCACGGAAACCTTGTACCAGCTCTGTGCCCACGAGGGGAGCCGGCATGTTTATGCTGATGATTGCAGGGCTTATTCTCGTTATGGCCGGAGCAACCTTCGCGGTTCGGCATCCTCGTGCAGCCAGGGAATCATTTTCCCAAACCCGCAAGCTCCATCTCGCGGGTTTGGTTACCGGGGCCGTTTTGATCGCCCTCTATTCGGCTTCTGTCTCTACAAATCTATAATGACAAGCACAACGGGCCCGGGAATGACCGCCTATCCAACCGGATTAAGATCCTGAGCTGGAAGCGTCCGGGAATGACTTGTGGAGTTCCGAACGCCCCCAGTACTCGCGTCAGTGCTGGCTGCGCTGGCCAGGTCGCCGATCGGGCCGCTACAGCGATGAGTATGGCGAATAACGTCCACCGGCTCACCCCGACGTAAAACTCTGGCTGTTGAGACTGATACTGCCGACCGAAGAAGACAGGTCCTTTCCGATGAGTGTCCTGACGAACCCACCTGCCAAGGCATAGTGGATAAAGGCACAATCACGGGCTCCAGCGCTGACTCTGCTATGCAATGCCGATAACAGCCGGATTCGGCCGATCGCAAGAACTCTACGACCTCGCTGATCGCTACCGCGGCGATCCTCTGAAGCATGAAGTTCGTCCTTGGCAAGGGGATTAGATGGGCGTGCCCGATAGGCTTGCTGTATGGATACAGGCCAGTCCAGCCTCCAGGCAGTCGTGCAACGACGTGGAACGGCGCTTGTCGTCGCGTCCCTTGGCAGTGCAGTGCTCGGCCTGCTGGCTTCTTGGCCGTACAAGGAGGAAACCGGGAACTGGGTCCTGCAGGCCCAGGGGCAAGACCTCGGCAACCTTGTGGCGGTCGTTGCTCTCATCGTGGGGGCGGTCAGGATGCGCGCCGGTTCCCTTAAAGCGGTGCAGCTCTGGGCCGGCACGTTGTTCTATGTGTTGCATGCCTACATCGTGTATTCCTTTGCCGTGCACTTCGGCCGCCTGTTCCTCGTGTACGTTGCAATTCTCGGGCTTGTCTTCTACACCCTGATCGCTGCGCTCCCTACCCGCGCACGTCCGGCGGCATATCCACGCGGCGCAGTCCGGGTGTTCGCCGCGTGGGTCCTGATCGGCACCGGCGCGCTCTTCGCCCTGCTGTGGTTGAGCGAACCGATTCCAGCCACCGTTTCCGGGCAGGCCCCACCGAGCCAGCAAGCAGCTGGGCTGATCGTGAACCCCATCCACGTCATCGACCTGTCCGTGGTCCTGCCAGGCATGATCACCATCGGGATTCTCGCCCTGCGCGGGAACCGGACGGGGTTGTTCCTGACCGTACCGGCACTGGTCTTCTGCGTGCTGATGGGATCAAGCATCATCGCCGCGATGCTGCTGATCGTCATGAGCGGGGATACGAGCGGATTGGCCCCGATGGTGATGGTTTCCGTGGTTGTCGACACCAGCCTCGCAGCAGCCCTCGCCTACGTGCGCCGGCTTACCGGGCCCCTCAATCACCCGCACGCCTCAATACATAGGATAGGCGGCTAAGAGGGACAACCAACTTCTTGGAGGGTGCGGAAGGGCGCACTCCACTTCGGGAAACCCGTCTCCGGCATCTGCCCGAAAGCCGCCGTTCAGCGGTCCCGGCTGCACCGGGATTGGCTCAAAAATGCCTCAAGACGAGTGCTTCGCCCTGCCCGCCGGCCAGCCCGGCCATAGTGTCGAGATCCGGTGCCGTTCTGCCACTCCACCGGACCTCGCATCAGGGCGGCGCCGATCCGGATAGCCTCGCCCAGGTTTCCCGCCGCCCGGATACCCCGCTGTCCGACCCCAACGTGCCGGCCAGATAAGACAGAACCAGCCGGTGGCTGCCCTCGGACGTCTGTCGGGGCCTTTGCTAGCCGGGAATGTTCCGCGGGTCCCTGCCGTAACTGTTGCGCTCACCGATCTGCCCGTTCTGGTTCTTGATGATGTGCTCAACCTGTTCGATCCGGGCTGCGTCACGCCCGAGCTCAACGGCGGCTTCCTTTGTTTTAGCGACGGCGAAAGGTTCGTCCTCGCCCTGCCGGCGGTTCTTCCACTCATCGTCTTCCCAGTACGTCTCGATCGCGGGGTTGGTCACCGTGTCCTCCTTCGGGTCAAAAATGCTGGCACTGCCACGTTACCCAGATCGCCTGTCATTGTGATGAAAGCCGGCAGGATGGGCTCCGGCAGGCCCGAATGACGAAATGCCGCCGGTCCCCGTCATGTCCTGCCCGATTGATTTCCGTGGCAAAGCCGCATACGACCGGTCGCTCACATGACCTGATGTTTATGTAGCTTCGTCGAAGCGCTGATGGAAGACCGGTTCAAGGAAGTCCGCGCCGCTGTCCAGGCGATGACCGACGAGTCCTTCGCTGGATGAGGCGCATCTGCCGCAATACCGGTCTCGGGCTCGTTGCCGGTCCGGTCTCCGGGATACGCATCGCCAATCCTGCCTACGGCCCGACCGCTCCCCCGGAGCGGGCCGACGGCAACCGCGCACACTGGAGCCGCTGGGACACCCCGGGCCGGACCCTTTACATTGCTTCAAACCGGGAAACGGCATTCCGGGAGTGTCTGGCCTGGGCACGAATGACCAGCGAGCACCAAGGGCACATCGGGAAGCTGACCGCATTATTCGGCGAGACACCCGAGCAGATCATGCGTGACATCGACGGGGACTGGCAGTGACTGAGGCACATGCAGCCGGGCCGCCTACCCGCTACATGGCGCGACGGGCACCTGGTCTACCCAATCCGGATAGCGGAAGCTTCGGGCTGGTGGATCGATGCCCATGCCCAAGAGACGCTCGATGCCTTGTCAATCTCCGTCGGCTCGCAGCTCGCGTCCCTCACCGGGCGGCACGTCGGCTACGCCGGTATTTGTTGTCGCCCTGCCCAAGGAGTCTGCGCTTGATTTGCATAGACACCGGGGCTCTCTAACAAAAGCAAAGATATTCAAGAAACTTTGATGTCATCTAAGAAAGTTGTTGCACATCTATGATTTGTGCCACTAGCATCAATACGACGTGATTTACGTCGCACCGATCGCTAGTAGGAGAATCCAGAGATGCACATCGAAATTGCCGGAGCAGGCCTGGCGGGCCTGACGGCTGCCGCTGCCTTCGCTAAAGCAGGAGCCTCGGTCCGGGTCCATGAGAAGGGATCCGAGCTCCGCGAGATCGGGGCCGGAATTTACCTGTGGGAAAACGGGCTGCGCGCCTTGGAGTCCGTGGGCGCATACGATGAAGTCGCCGGCAGGGCCGAGAAGGTCGAGGTTCCGTTCCTTCGGGACCATGACGGGCGCACCTTGCAGGAAGAGTGGCTGCGCAACCACCGCCTCTACACCGTAGGACGCCGCCACCTCCATCAAAGCCTGGTCAACGCTGCCCGCCGTAACGGCGCCGAACTCATCACCGACTCCCCGGTTGTCAAAGCCTCCCCCAGCGGGACACTGACTCTGGCCGACGGCACGGAAAACCGCGCCGACCTGGTCATTGGCGCAGACGGTGTCTTCTCCAAGGTCCGCGATTCGCTCGGGCTGCGGAAAAAGCTGGTCGACCTGCGCGACGGCGGCGGACGGCACCTGATTCCCCGTACCGGCGATGACCCGGTCAACCAAACCATTGAGCAGTGGAACGGCGGGCGCCGCATCGGCATCATTCCCTGCTCGCCGGACGAGACGTACATCTTCCTCTGCTGTCCCGCCAACGACCATGAAGGCCGGAATCAGCAGCCGTTCCACCCGGCTTCCTGGATCGAAAGCTTCCCGGAGTTCAGGTCGCAGCTGGAGCGCATTCCCGCCAACACTGAGGGCCGCTGGGCTCCGTTCCACGACGTGCATGTCGATAAGTGGTACAACGGACGCGCTGCCATCGTGGGAGACGCGGCCCACGCCATGTCACCCAACCTGGGACAGGCTGCGTGCGTTGCGATGACCAACGCCGTGGCACTGGCCATCGCGGTGACCAACAGCAGCAACCCCGAGTTCGCCCTGAAGTCATGGGAAAGTGCCCAGCGGGAAATGAGCGACGGAGTCCAGCAGTACTCCCGCATCTACGGAAAGATCGGTACGGCCTGGCCGAAGGATTTGCTCAACGTCCGTTCCGCCTTGGTGAAAAAGTTCACCGGATCGCGCCGCGTGCAGGCCACCATCAACTTCGCCGCCGAGAGCTTTCCTTCCGGCGAGATCCGCCCGGTCCGCCCCGATGTTGACCGGCTCGCCCAAGAACTGCTGGCATGAACGGCCGGATGCGTAAACTCGTGGCTCTGGCGCCGGCAGCAGGGATGTTGCTGGTTGCCGGATGCGCACCGGTGGAAATCGCGGCTGAGCCGGTAACCGGTGCGTCGTGGAAAGTGCCCGCTCTGCTGACGGACTGCGATGCCCCTGACATTGAAGCTGCCGGCTGCATGGGCCCGAACGCCCCCGGCTCGTATGAGTCCCTGGACAGGAACAGCGTGGACGAGGACTGGCGTATCTGTTCGGTGTTGCCGCATCTGAAGGACCAGACGTGGATCGGCATGAACTACGGGCAGGTCAACCAGGCACAGCAACTGGACGTCTCCCTCACGACGACGGACGCAGGAGGCTATGAGAACCTCGCCGACCAGGTGACCCAGGTGGAAGACTGCATCAGCTCGGGCGCAGACGCCATCCTGCTCAGCGCCGTCAGCAACGAGTCGCTGAATCCGGCGATCGCCGCCGCGAAGCGGCAGGGAATCAAGGTCATCGACGTCGGCAACGGCGTCTCATCCACCGAGGTGGACGCCCGGGTCCTTCAGGACTACTACGACATGGGCAAGCTCATCGGCGACCATATGGCCACGCTCGATGAGCCAATGAAGGTCGCCCTCCTCCCGGGTCCCGCCGGAGCGGGATGGACCGAACGGACCAGGCTGGGCTTCGAAGCCGCCACGAAGGACTCCGGCATCGCTGTAGCGGACATCAAGTATGGCGACACCGGCAAGGAGGTCCAGCTCAAGCTGGTAGAAGATGTCTTGTCCGCCAATCCGGAGATCGATGCGATCGTGGGCACCGCAATCACCATGGAAGTAGCCGCAACCGTGTTGGCGGAACAGGGAAAAACCGGCGACGTGCGCCTCTACGGCACATATGTCACACCGCAGTCGGTGGAGCTGATCGACAAGGGCCGGGCGAATTGCGCCCCGTCGGAGCAATCGAGCCGGATCGGGAAAATGTCGGTGGACCTGGCCGTCCGCGTCCTTCAGGACATCCCGTTGAACCCTGACATTGAACGGTACGCCCCCGAACCGCTGGTCATCTGCGGTCCCCGCGAGGACGGATACCAGAACATCGAGTCATTTGACGCCACCGGAAGTTTCGCTCCGGAGGGCTGGGACCCGGTGTTCGATGTGAAAGGAAGCAGCAAATGAGCGCAACGTTTGCCCTCCAAGGCAACGTCATCACCATGACGGCGGCCCCGGGAACGACGGTGGTTTACGTGGAAAACGGCCGGATCGCGGGGACCGGAGACAATTCCTACGCGGAACAGTTGCGCCGCGACGGAGTGCCCGTACACGACATGGGCCAGCGGGCCATCATGCCCGGTTTCATAGATCCACACGTCCACTTCTCGCAGTACGCCGCAGGCACCCACCGTGGCATCGACTGCCGGGTGCCCGCCTGCAAGACCATTGCCGACGTCCTGGACGCCCTGGCCACCGGCCTGAAGGCAGGGCGGACCGTCGGCGACTGGCTGATCGGCTATGGCAACCTGTTCTTCGACCAGAAACTGGCGGAGCACCGCCTGCCCACCAGAGAGGAACTGGACTCGGTCAGCCGGGCCACACCGATCGTGCTGCACTGCGGCGGACACGTCTCGGTGCTCAACAGTGCCGCCCTCGAGATCGCCCAGGTCGAGCAGTACATGAACGGCAGCGAGGGCCTCTGGGGCAGCCCGGTCGTGCATCTGGACGACCGCGGCCGGCCCACCGGTGTCGTCGCGGAAATCGACGGTCTGCTGCCCATCCCGGCCAGCAGCCGCGGCGAACTGTCCCGGTTCTATGCGGACACTTTCCGCACCGATTTCCTGGCCAACGGCGTGACCACCATCGGTGAAATGGCCGAAACCGGCCGCGACATCGAGATCCTGGATGAAGCCGTCAGCAACGGCGACATCGCAGGCCGTATCGCGTTCTACGCCATGGCACCGTCATATCTACCCGTGGCCGATGCCTGCCACTGGGTCGCCGACTACACATCCCGCAGCGGTCCGGACAAAGTATGGGCCCGCGGCGTTAAAGTGTTTGCCGACGGAGGCTACTCGGCGCGGAACGCCGCAAGCCTGTCCGAATACACCCGCGACCACAGCCCGCACCGCGGGTACCGCGGCAAGCTGAACCTGTCGAGGCCGGCCCTGATGGACGCCATCGGAACGGCCCGGCTGAAGAATGTCCAGGTTGCCATTCATACGAACGGGACCAGGGCACAGCGTGAAGCACTTGAAGCGATCCTGGCCCTGGGCAAACCCCACGAATACGCGCCCATCCGGATCGAGCACCTGGGCAACGTCCTGGCCGACGCCGCAGACATCGCCATCTGGCGCGCTGCCAACGTCATCCCCGTGATGCAGCCCGGGTTCCTGCACAACTTCATCGGCGACTACCTGCCGATGCTGTTCCCCGACACCGGCACGGCCGGCCGGCTACCCGTGAACACCGTGCTGAACGAAGGCGTTACCCCGGTATTCAGCTCGGACATCACCCTCGGCGGCGAGCAGGGGGCTACCAACCCGCTGCAGACCATCGCGTCCGCCGTATCGCGCCGCAGCTACTGGGGACACCACATTGAACCGGAGGAAGCGATCTCCGTAGCCCAGGCGCTGCGGCTGCACACCATCGAGGCAGCCAGGGTGCTGGGCATCGACCATCTGACCGGTTCCCTGGAGACAGGCAAGGCGGCCGACATCACCGTTCTGGACAGGGACCCAGGACGGCGTCCGGGGACGAACTGACAAGCATCCGGGTGCACCGCACCTATGTGGACGGTGCCCCGGTATATGAAAGCGGGGTCCGGTCATGAATGCGTTGATCGACATCAGCAACGTCAGCAAAACGTTTCCCGGCGTCACGGCGCTCAGCGGTGTCTCATTCGACATACGCCCCGGTGAAATCCATGCCCTCATGGGCGAAAACGGGGCCGGAAAATCGACCCTGATCAAGATCCTGGCAGGAGCCCAGAAGCAGTCCGCCGGAACCATCCGGCTCAACGGCACGGAAATCGATTTCGCCAGGCCGCAGGATGCCGAAGACGCCGGGATCCGCACCGTCTTCCAAGAGCTGAATGTTGTGCCGCAGCTCTCGGTGGCGGAGAACATCTGTCTGGGCGCCATTCCGGGCCGAACCGGGTTCATCAGCCGAAAGCAGATGCTGCGGCAGGCACGGGAGAGCCTGGCGGCCTTGGGCGCTTATCTGCCCCTGGACGCCAGGGCCGGTACTTTGCCCCGCTCCTCGCAGCAACTGATCGAGATCTCCCGGGCGCTGATGGGAGACGCCAAGCTGCTCATTCTTGACGAACCAACGGCGTCGTTGGGCGAGCAGGAGAGCCGGCGGCTGCTGCAGATCGTCAAGGACCTGGCCGGACGCGGAGTGGCAATCCTGTACATCACGCACCGCATGCACGAGGTGATGGCGATCGCCGATCGGGTCACCGTCCTCCGGGACGGTCAGTTCATCGAGACGCTGCAGGCGCCCTTAGAGGAATCCGTGGTGGTCGAGCGCATGATCGGCCGGCCCGCGTCGTCGTTGTACCAGCATTCGATGCGCAGTCCCGGGTCGGAGCTGCTGAGCCTGCATGAGCTGACGACCGCCACGCTCCGCCAGGTTTCGCTAACGCTACGGGCCGGGGAAGTCGTCGGTATCGCTGGCCTGCTCGGATCCGGAAAGTCCGAGATCGGCCGTGCCTGCTTCGGCCTGGACAAGGTCCTGGGCGGGCAGATCGTGCTGGACGGCCGGCAGGTGGTTACGCCGGTTCCGGCCGGCATGCTGGCGCAGGGCCTGGTCTACTACCCATCCGACCGGCGCACCGAAGGCCTGGTCATGGGCCGGCCGCTGCTGGAGGCAATGACCATGGGCTCGCACCAGGCCGCAGGTCTCAGGCGGTTTGGCTTCCTCAGAAGGGCCGAAGAGTCGCGCCGGGCCACCAGCATCGGCGAAGCACTCGACCTCCGTCCGATGCTGCTGAACCGCAAAGCCGGCGCCTTCTCCGGCGGCAACCAGCAGAAGGCGGTCCTGGCCAGGGGCAGCTCCACGCAGCCAAGGTCCATATCTTCGATGAGCCGACCGTCGGAATTGATGTCGGGGCCAAGGCCGACGTCTAC includes:
- a CDS encoding DUF2188 domain-containing protein, producing MTNPAIETYWEDDEWKNRRQGEDEPFAVAKTKEAAVELGRDAARIEQVEHIIKNQNGQIGERNSYGRDPRNIPG
- a CDS encoding RES family NAD+ phosphorylase; this translates as MRRICRNTGLGLVAGPVSGIRIANPAYGPTAPPERADGNRAHWSRWDTPGRTLYIASNRETAFRECLAWARMTSEHQGHIGKLTALFGETPEQIMRDIDGDWQ
- a CDS encoding FAD-dependent oxidoreductase — encoded protein: MHIEIAGAGLAGLTAAAAFAKAGASVRVHEKGSELREIGAGIYLWENGLRALESVGAYDEVAGRAEKVEVPFLRDHDGRTLQEEWLRNHRLYTVGRRHLHQSLVNAARRNGAELITDSPVVKASPSGTLTLADGTENRADLVIGADGVFSKVRDSLGLRKKLVDLRDGGGRHLIPRTGDDPVNQTIEQWNGGRRIGIIPCSPDETYIFLCCPANDHEGRNQQPFHPASWIESFPEFRSQLERIPANTEGRWAPFHDVHVDKWYNGRAAIVGDAAHAMSPNLGQAACVAMTNAVALAIAVTNSSNPEFALKSWESAQREMSDGVQQYSRIYGKIGTAWPKDLLNVRSALVKKFTGSRRVQATINFAAESFPSGEIRPVRPDVDRLAQELLA
- the torT gene encoding TMAO reductase system periplasmic protein TorT, whose protein sequence is MRKLVALAPAAGMLLVAGCAPVEIAAEPVTGASWKVPALLTDCDAPDIEAAGCMGPNAPGSYESLDRNSVDEDWRICSVLPHLKDQTWIGMNYGQVNQAQQLDVSLTTTDAGGYENLADQVTQVEDCISSGADAILLSAVSNESLNPAIAAAKRQGIKVIDVGNGVSSTEVDARVLQDYYDMGKLIGDHMATLDEPMKVALLPGPAGAGWTERTRLGFEAATKDSGIAVADIKYGDTGKEVQLKLVEDVLSANPEIDAIVGTAITMEVAATVLAEQGKTGDVRLYGTYVTPQSVELIDKGRANCAPSEQSSRIGKMSVDLAVRVLQDIPLNPDIERYAPEPLVICGPREDGYQNIESFDATGSFAPEGWDPVFDVKGSSK
- a CDS encoding amidohydrolase — translated: MSATFALQGNVITMTAAPGTTVVYVENGRIAGTGDNSYAEQLRRDGVPVHDMGQRAIMPGFIDPHVHFSQYAAGTHRGIDCRVPACKTIADVLDALATGLKAGRTVGDWLIGYGNLFFDQKLAEHRLPTREELDSVSRATPIVLHCGGHVSVLNSAALEIAQVEQYMNGSEGLWGSPVVHLDDRGRPTGVVAEIDGLLPIPASSRGELSRFYADTFRTDFLANGVTTIGEMAETGRDIEILDEAVSNGDIAGRIAFYAMAPSYLPVADACHWVADYTSRSGPDKVWARGVKVFADGGYSARNAASLSEYTRDHSPHRGYRGKLNLSRPALMDAIGTARLKNVQVAIHTNGTRAQREALEAILALGKPHEYAPIRIEHLGNVLADAADIAIWRAANVIPVMQPGFLHNFIGDYLPMLFPDTGTAGRLPVNTVLNEGVTPVFSSDITLGGEQGATNPLQTIASAVSRRSYWGHHIEPEEAISVAQALRLHTIEAARVLGIDHLTGSLETGKAADITVLDRDPGRRPGTN
- a CDS encoding sugar ABC transporter ATP-binding protein yields the protein MNALIDISNVSKTFPGVTALSGVSFDIRPGEIHALMGENGAGKSTLIKILAGAQKQSAGTIRLNGTEIDFARPQDAEDAGIRTVFQELNVVPQLSVAENICLGAIPGRTGFISRKQMLRQARESLAALGAYLPLDARAGTLPRSSQQLIEISRALMGDAKLLILDEPTASLGEQESRRLLQIVKDLAGRGVAILYITHRMHEVMAIADRVTVLRDGQFIETLQAPLEESVVVERMIGRPASSLYQHSMRSPGSELLSLHELTTATLRQVSLTLRAGEVVGIAGLLGSGKSEIGRACFGLDKVLGGQIVLDGRQVVTPVPAGMLAQGLVYYPSDRRTEGLVMGRPLLEAMTMGSHQAAGLRRFGFLRRAEESRRATSIGEALDLRPMLLNRKAGAFSGGNQQKAVLARGSSTQPRSISSMSRPSELMSGPRPTSTG